From the genome of Pseudomonas sp. WJP1:
CGAAAGATCGAGGCAATGTCATAAAACCCACGCTTGATCACATAGAAGTCGATCAAGTTGATCGACGCCCATGGCACCAGCACCAGCAGCAATGCCAGGATCAGCCCGATGAACTGCGAGATGAAGTCCGCCGAAGCGCCCAGCGCCACCACACAGCAGCCCGCCAGCACCACGCTCGACAGCACCACGCGCACCTTGATGCTCGGCGTCCACTGGCTGGCGAAGGTCTGGATCGAGGTGATGATCGACAGCACCGCGCCATACAGGTTCAAGGCGTTGTGGCTGATGATGTTGAGCAGGAACAGCACCATCAGGATCGGTCCCAGCCAGCCGGTGGATTGCTTCACCGCGGCCATCGCCTCAGTGCCTTCCGGGGTCGCCAGTACCGCGACCGCGCCGAAGGTGAAGGACAGGATCGTGCCCAGGGTTGCCCCCAGGTAGGTGGCCCAGAACGGTTTGGCTATGCCGATATCGGCCGGCAGGTAGCGCGAATAGTCCGACACGTAGGGCGAAAAGCTGATCTGCCAGATGATCCCCAGGGACACGGTGGCCAACCAGCCGGTCAGGTTAAAACCACCGCGGGTGAAAAAGTCCGCCGGCAGGTCGTGGGCGAAGATGTAGAGGAACCCGGCGAGCAAGGCGCTGCCCATGACCCAGGTGCCGATGCGGTTGAGGGAATGGATGAAGCGGTAACCGATCACGCCGATCGCCGTGGCGCTCAGGGCACCGATCAGGATGCTCGCCGGCACTGGCACCGAGGGTGCGATGCCGACAATCGACTTGCCCGCCAGCACGATGTTGGAGATGAAGAAGCCGACGTAGATCAGTGCGGCAAAAAACACGATCAGCAACGCGCCATAGCGGCCGAACTGGCCGCGGCTCTGGACCATTTGTGGAATGCCCATGCGCGGGCCCTGGGCCGACGCCAGGGCAATCACCAGCCCGCCGACCATGTGCCCGAGGGCAATCGCCAGCAACCCCCACAACAGGTCGAGATGGAACACCTGGACCACCATGGCACCGGTGACGATCGGCAGCGGCGCAATGTTGGTACTGAACCACAGGGTGAAAAGATCGCGGGCCTTCCCGTGGCGCTCTGCGAGTGGAACGTAGTCGACCGTGTGATTCTCGATCAACGGGTCTTGCCGGGACATCTGGGACATATGCATGAACTCGAGTTTGTCTGTTCTTATCTTTGTATGAAGTCAAACCGGGGGACTTTCTGGCCGCCCCTCAGATGCGCACCATATTATGGTATTCCAACATTTCCACAAGACTGATTCGGTCTTTGCGAGCCCATCTGATCCGGCATCCTGCCGCAAACCTGCACCCAGTGCCTAGCTGAAAGCCCCGTAAACACTGACTTACAGACCAAAGGCATACGTTTATCGGACGACCAAAAAAGCTCTTGCAAACGATGTATTACGGTATACCATCAGACCTACAAACTCATAAAAACCACGTTCCACTCCCGAGGACAGTCCAATGATCGATGCCGCCATCTACAAACAAGTCATGGGCTCGTTCCCGTCCGGCGTCTGCGTCATCACCACGCTCGATGACGACGGGCAGGTCGTCGGCCTGACCGCCAGCGCCTTCAGCTCGCTGTCGATGGACCCGGCCCTGGTGTTGTTCTGCCCCAACTACAGCTCGGACTCCTACCCGGTCCTGATCAGGAACAAGCGCTTTGCCATTCATGTGCTGTCCGGCGGCCAGCAGAGCGAAGCCTATGCCTTCGCACGCAAGGGCAAGGACAAGGCGCAAGGCATCGAGTGGACGTTGAGCGAGCTGGGCAACCCGATCCTGGCCAACGCCACGGCGGTCATCGAATGCGAGCTGTGGCGCGAGTATGAAGGGGGCGACCACGCGATCATGGTCGGCGCGGTGAAGAACCTGATCGTGCCCCAGCACAATGCCGGGCCACTGGTGTATTGCCACGGCAAGATGGGCGCCCTGCCCGTCCTGGCCTGACCCTGTAGGAGCAGCCGGTCGACGCTCGAATGCTCGCGAAAAAAACCAGGCACCGCTGGGCATCAGGTTCTACGCGTTATCGTTAACGACCATCGCGAGCAGGCTCGCTCCTACAGAAAAGCAGCAAATCGAAAATATTTGCAGATTTATCGTATTATGGTATACCAATAATCAACAGCCCCGCAGTCGACGGGTCGACCACAAGAGATTCGAGGTAGCGTCATGAAATTTTCCCTGTTCGTACACATGGAACGTTGGGACGAAAGCGTCAGCCACCGCCAGCTGTTCGAGGACCTGACCGAACTGACGCTGATGGCCGAGGCCGGTGGTTTCAGCACCGTATGGATCGGTGAACACCACGCCATGGAATACACCATTTCGCCAAGCCCGATGCCGCTGCTGGCGTACCTCGCCGGCAAGACCACCACCATTCACCTCGGCGCCGGCACCATCATCGCGCCGTTCTGGCACCCCATCCGGGTCGCCGGTGAATGCGCCCTGCTCGATGTGATCAGCAACGGTCGCATGGAAGTGGGCCTGGCCCGTGGCGCCTATCAGGTTGAATTCGACCGCATGGCCGGCGGCATGCCAGCCTCCTCCGGCGGCCAGGCCTTGCGGGAAATGGTTCCGGTGGTTCGCGCCCTATGGCAAGGCGACTACGCCCATGACGGCGACATCTGGAAATTCCCGACCTCCACCAGCGTGCCCAAGCCGATCCAGAAACCGAATCCACCGATGTGGATCGCAGCCCGTGACCCGGACTCGCACAACTTCGCCGTCGCCAACGGCTGCAACGTGATGGTCACGCCGCTGATGAAAGGCGACGAAGAAGTCCTCGACCTGAAGAACAAATTCCAGGCCGCCCTGGACAACAACCCGGACGTGCCACGCCCGCAATTGATGGTGCTGCGTCATACCCACGTGCACTCGGTCGACAATCCCGAAGGCTGGAAAGTCGGGGCCAAGGCGATCGCCAAATTCTACCGCACCTTCGATGCCTGGTTCGGCAACAAGGAAACCCCGGTCAACGGCTTCCTGGCACCAAGTCCGGAAGAGAAATTCGCCGGCCGTCCAGAGTTCGAACTGGAGAGCCTGCACAAGACCGCCATGATCGGCACCCCGGAAGAAATCATCCCGCGCATCAAGTACTATCAGGAGCTGGGTGTCGACGAGTTCAGCTTCTGGTGCGACAACAGCCTGCCGCATGCCGAGAAGAAAAAGTCCCTGGAGTTGTTTATCAAGCACGTGGTGCCGGCGTTCCGCTGAGCCCACTTCCCTGCCCCTCGGATGCGAAGCCGAGGGGTTGATTCATGTGTAGGGTCGATTCCCATGCTGAACGATCGCCGCCCATCACTTGCCCCTCCGTCCGGCGCCGAGCAGGCTTACCTGCGCGGCGAATGGACCGCTTCGCATATCCATTTCAAGCGCCTGCGCGCCAGCGTTTCCGCCAAGCAGAATGGCTTCTGGCAACCCGTTTAATGAGCCTGCCCGAATAGAAAGTCACGCACGCCATACCGCTTCATTGCGCGGTATGCACTGTGCATTGTGCTTCGGCTCATGATCAGGTTTGCCCCATGAACAATAAAAACGCTCTGTTGATCATCGACATGCAACAGGAGGACGGTTTCGTCCTCGAACACTTCGAATCGGTGCTGGCCAACACCGCCGCACTGCTCGACACCGCTCGCCAGCAACGGGTCCCGATCCTCTATACCCGCCATATCAATCAAGCCGATGGCAGCGACCTGCCACGCGGCGAACCCCGCGCGTGCGACGGCGGCCCGAGCGGCTACCGCGCCGGCACCCGCCAGGTGGAGATCATCGACAGCCTGGCGCCGCGGCCCGATGAAGCCATCGTCGACAAAGGCCGCTACAGCGCCTTCCACCGTACCGCTCTGGATGCCCGGCTCAAGGCGCTGGACGTCCACACACTGATCATCTGCGGCGTGCTCACCGATGTCTGCGTGCTGACCACGGTGTTCGATGCCTTCGCCCTGGGTTATCACATTCGCCTGGTCAGCGACGCCTGCACCACGACCACCCAGGCCGGACACTACTCGGCGCTGTTGATCATGGCCAACTGGGTCTACTCCCTGGAAATCCTCACCAGCGGCGAATGCCAGCGCGCCCTGCAAAACCTTGACTACCTGAGCCTCAATCCGGAGCACCCGGACCTGTTCGCCCACCAGCCCCATGAGCTGCCAGGCACCATCGCCCGGCTGCACACCCACCTCGTGCGGACTCAGGAGTAATCGCCATGCAAGTCGAAAAAAGAAGCATCGATTTCATCCCTGAAGCCGAACGCCATGGCCGGCCGGGGTCGCTGTTCTTCATCTGGTTCGGCGCCAACATGAACATCACCACCATCGCCTCCGGAGTGCTGCCGGTGGTGATGGGGCTCAACCTGTTCTGGAGCGCCCTGGCAATTTTCGTCGGCTCGTTGCTGGGCGCGATATTCATGGCCTCCCATTCCGCCCAGGGGCCGAAGCTGGGCATCCCGCAGATGATCCAGAGCCGCGCGCAGTTCGGCGTGCTCGGGGCGGTGTTGCCGCTGTTGTTCGTGATGCTGATCTACCTGGGGTTCTTCGTCAGCAACACCCTGCTGGCGGCCCAGGCGCTGGAGTCGGTCAGCCCGTTGCCGGCCAGCGGCAACATCTACCTGATCGGCGCCCTGTGCTTCGTGGTGGCGCTGTATGGCTACCGCCTGATTCACCGTTTGCAGAAACTGCTGTCGATCCTTTCGCTGCTGATATTCGCCGCCGCCACGCTGCTGGCCTTGCAACTGCCGATCCCGGCCGAGCAATGGCTGCCGACGGGCTTCTCGCTGTCGAAATTCCTGGTGGCGGTGAGCATTGCCGTGACCTGGCAGCTGTCCTATGCACCGTACGTTGCCGATTATTCACGTTACCTGCCGAGCCGCACGAGCGCCGCACAGGTGTTCTGGTACAGCTACGCCGGCACGGTCAGCGGCGGTGCATGGATGATGATTCTCGGGGCGATCCTGAGCGTCGGCATCGGCGACTTTTC
Proteins encoded in this window:
- a CDS encoding purine-cytosine permease family protein; this encodes MSQMSRQDPLIENHTVDYVPLAERHGKARDLFTLWFSTNIAPLPIVTGAMVVQVFHLDLLWGLLAIALGHMVGGLVIALASAQGPRMGIPQMVQSRGQFGRYGALLIVFFAALIYVGFFISNIVLAGKSIVGIAPSVPVPASILIGALSATAIGVIGYRFIHSLNRIGTWVMGSALLAGFLYIFAHDLPADFFTRGGFNLTGWLATVSLGIIWQISFSPYVSDYSRYLPADIGIAKPFWATYLGATLGTILSFTFGAVAVLATPEGTEAMAAVKQSTGWLGPILMVLFLLNIISHNALNLYGAVLSIITSIQTFASQWTPSIKVRVVLSSVVLAGCCVVALGASADFISQFIGLILALLLVLVPWASINLIDFYVIKRGFYDIASIFRADGGIYGRFNLHAIVAYFIGIIVQLPFANTSLYVGPYANLVEGADLSWLVGLVVTCPLYYCLATRGRTQEGRASGLSYTD
- a CDS encoding flavin reductase family protein, whose translation is MIDAAIYKQVMGSFPSGVCVITTLDDDGQVVGLTASAFSSLSMDPALVLFCPNYSSDSYPVLIRNKRFAIHVLSGGQQSEAYAFARKGKDKAQGIEWTLSELGNPILANATAVIECELWREYEGGDHAIMVGAVKNLIVPQHNAGPLVYCHGKMGALPVLA
- a CDS encoding LLM class flavin-dependent oxidoreductase, yielding MKFSLFVHMERWDESVSHRQLFEDLTELTLMAEAGGFSTVWIGEHHAMEYTISPSPMPLLAYLAGKTTTIHLGAGTIIAPFWHPIRVAGECALLDVISNGRMEVGLARGAYQVEFDRMAGGMPASSGGQALREMVPVVRALWQGDYAHDGDIWKFPTSTSVPKPIQKPNPPMWIAARDPDSHNFAVANGCNVMVTPLMKGDEEVLDLKNKFQAALDNNPDVPRPQLMVLRHTHVHSVDNPEGWKVGAKAIAKFYRTFDAWFGNKETPVNGFLAPSPEEKFAGRPEFELESLHKTAMIGTPEEIIPRIKYYQELGVDEFSFWCDNSLPHAEKKKSLELFIKHVVPAFR
- a CDS encoding isochorismatase family cysteine hydrolase, yielding MNNKNALLIIDMQQEDGFVLEHFESVLANTAALLDTARQQRVPILYTRHINQADGSDLPRGEPRACDGGPSGYRAGTRQVEIIDSLAPRPDEAIVDKGRYSAFHRTALDARLKALDVHTLIICGVLTDVCVLTTVFDAFALGYHIRLVSDACTTTTQAGHYSALLIMANWVYSLEILTSGECQRALQNLDYLSLNPEHPDLFAHQPHELPGTIARLHTHLVRTQE
- a CDS encoding purine-cytosine permease family protein — translated: MQVEKRSIDFIPEAERHGRPGSLFFIWFGANMNITTIASGVLPVVMGLNLFWSALAIFVGSLLGAIFMASHSAQGPKLGIPQMIQSRAQFGVLGAVLPLLFVMLIYLGFFVSNTLLAAQALESVSPLPASGNIYLIGALCFVVALYGYRLIHRLQKLLSILSLLIFAAATLLALQLPIPAEQWLPTGFSLSKFLVAVSIAVTWQLSYAPYVADYSRYLPSRTSAAQVFWYSYAGTVSGGAWMMILGAILSVGIGDFSSNVGGHVAGLFGSGAVLLFAFIVYGQVSINVFNLYGAFMSTITVIEPFARLKVTPRVRGLFMLVISVVATGLCTINQDDFITFFLNFIFFMSYFLIPWTAINLVDFYCLRKGEYRIDDIFDLNGIYGRVNWIACGSFVLAIALEIPFMNTTFYVGPVATALDGVDLAWLVGLLVPALSYYWLMKLGKRAERVGELS